The window GACCCTTGAAATAATGTGTCACCATTAGGGGACATTGGGAATATcccttcaaatattccttttattttgtcttttACAGTTTAGAAGAATTTCTCTCTTAGTATAAAAGGAGGACAATAACCTTGTAACCGGAATGAAACATTACTATTTATGAATGAAAAGAAACCTCATGACCCGTCTTCTCTTTATCTATCACtctttctagagattattattCTCATCTAGGATGTACCCATTCATCTttaattgatttgttcaaaaaggtttcaatataTTTTGAGTCAAACAGTTCCCTTTCCGAATCCCCAACACAAGAATTCCCAAATATACCAGAGCATCGAGTTGGAGGGCCATTCCCATCTCTATAGCCGCTAGTGGCCACGAAGTTAGGATCATTCATCGTTACCCAGTATTTAACTCTATCTCCGAAGTAATTGAAGCATATGTTTGCGAAATAGCTGAAATCATCCCTGAGACAAAACCCATGCAACACGAATGTAACTTATTAACATATATGTTAGATGttgagaatgtgttagatgttgtaTATCAAAGcgatatctccagtgttcaccaaatagtgaacgaacttttagaaaatgatttggaacatgctaaacacatattggaagaatttgatataaatgaagtaacaattatagaaaatgaggaagaagaatcaactgatgaagctcaaactagtAAGGAAGAAGAATTCTCGGACAAGAACAATATGTTgatgagctttaaaaagttggttttttttaataactctcattttatagctagtttcttatatgattcaatctaaatatgtattttattatgTAGATGACAGGCAAGGGtcgaggtaacaatgaccctattGGTTCTCAgggtcgagaaaaggctaggaagggAAGGAGGAGGGTAGAAGATAATACTCTATCTTTTCCACCCTCTTCAGAGATGCTTATGCatatgcctatgtcttatcctccaccccaGGGCTATTATGAGCTACCACAGCATCACGAGCCCTACACCTTCATACAGACACTGTGTCTTTCATCatagggccataggactatacgtccggcatacagtccagctgcctcacgcccacgtggatcgcagccatctgcatcgcatggatcgcatccatccatgtcacatCCACATGGTTCACATCCATCcgtgtcacagccactcgggttaCAGACATCAGTATCACAGCCATCAGTATCACAACCACTTGCGGTCCATCAAGCTATGTCACAGTCACAAGGATCGCATCCATCTTCATCAGTGACTCCATCTATTTCAGGCCTTCGCCTGCGAGATAGTAGCTCTGAACCACCTACACCTtccacacatgcctctgatatacatgcttcggatggtgctgatgatgacgaggaggtgcattatgatcaatatggcaggatcatcatagtccctgagggtgatgggtaggagttatttgttatttttacgtttattgttttgtacagtttgtactaagatattaatgtaattttttgttaaattgcaggttcatcccgagtaatattactacgaggataatcaccaaagccaccagaaagctttatgatggcccttatgcgacttggagtgaattcccattctcgttgaaggagcaaattttcaatcaatttaaggtacaaatgttcttttaagcagtataattatttatgtttatgatatttctatataatatttaacttttgaaatacagagcaagtgtgtatgggaacaccgctatagcgcgaaagtggctgcaaattttcatcaAAAAGCTCGCAAGTGGTTGTCGCATAGTTTCTCCAAAGCTAGAAAGTTGAACCGAAATCCTGACTGGTTGCTTCAGAATTTATAGgaggatttgcaaaggcaatggcttaccgcaaagttcttagagaagagcgaaaaagaaaagaaagctcgcgcatctgagaagggaggctccttgcatactggaggtgcgatcagcctagggacaataaaaagaagattggtacctaattgcttaatttattttaattttcaaagtatatctatttTGTTTATTAACTAAAATGTATGAGTTTTCAGGAAGAGAAGTTGGGGCATCCAATgaaccaagatgagctattcatGGAGACttatattgtaaagaagaagaaagagacggatcaagaaaggtgggtcgagggccGAGCCTCGGCTGTACATGTAAGTTTTTACTTTtgattaagtattttgatttacttttatataaattttgaaatactaattcaatgtaatttttcttatagggtCGCTTCACAGCTGACGTGGAGaaattcatacgcagtcagccacctaatgagtcgggcgagCCAATCCAACCTTTGGACGAAGATGCTGAAAGAATGTGGATGGGGGCTGCTgacggtccaaaatgggggaggGTATATGGGCTTCCTACTAAGAAATTCCATCGTTATAAgcgtggaatgcaaggaatagggacttcctcgcaagacGAGCAAGTTTatggggagagcctctccgctatgcgcgagactgtgacaaagctcacatccgagctagaagcagccaaggaaagagaaaagcttagagatgctcagtacattggcatgcaagctcaaCACCATGGCATGCAAGAGCAGCTCAAATCTCTCCTAGCTTCTGGAGGTTTTCCAattccccggtctcgtgagtcatcgccagaggctGGGCATGAACGTGAGCGTTCCTTCCGTCCTACCCGTGATCATTCCTCCCATCCTCCCCGTGATCATTCTTCCCGTCCTCGACAAGTAGACCCTTCTGTATACAGTCTTATTGATGAAAGTTCATCAAAAggtaatgataatgatgttgtaCAAAACACTCCTTGAcatttatatactttgaactagacaaatagaatcggttttaaactaggtgtaataagcattaacttagttttgttagtttaatttgttagttctattgaactttaatttgttggtTTTAATGTGTTTTTtgaattgtgttgttgttgttgttgtggagattttggtattgaaattgtagtttatgaattgaattatattattatttagggattttggtatgctggcaggtggtgtagctgccaaaacaggcattttatgccaaaattattACCCAGAaaagtgaccaaagttggtcgattacCCATTCAAAAAAAATCTAgaaattagcgaccaaggttggtcgcttatatctaaaaaaaataaaaagttgaaaATTGGCGACCAAGGTTGGCCGCTAATGAACccagattttattaaaaaaaatatcctgggaattagcgaccaaggttggtcgcttatgtataagaaaattaataaattacaaataagtgaccaaagttggtcgcttatgaACCCAGaatgttaaatatatatatatatatatatatatatatatatatatatatatatatatattttaaataatatattttaatttacacaccaacgttggtcgataatttttgtaaataacaatttaaaaaatatagtaatttaaatgtacagaccaactttggtcgctaaatttatattattaaaatattataccgatcaaagttggtcggtattttgtttACAGTGAACATTTGGTCATTTTtctttagcgaccaactttggtcgctaaggTAAAGGGACCACCAATATAACTACCAAGCCTGTTTGGACGCATTTTGATCGGTATATTGAGATAAGCGACCACCGTTGATCGCTATATGTGGTCGCGTTTTACCAAATTTCTAGTAGTGCATGTAATCTGTTACAGGTACATGTTAGTTGCATATAGAGCATAGTCCATCCCATTCAGACTTAAGGTATGACACATTTTTTCCATCAATACTTAGTTCGATCATTTATTTTCTTATAATCTATTTCTATGGCAATATTTTGGCTGATATTGGAGCAACAACTTTTTGAGATAGCAGGCAAACCTTGGAGGGAGTCGCATCCACGAGTTTGTTATTATGgtctatatttcatgaatataacGTTTCCATCCCATATGCTTAAGTATTAATCATGATACTTAAGTTGGTAGAATTCTGGAAAACGGCAGAAGTTTACACCCATTTGGTAGAATTCTGGAACATTAAGTTGACCTGTCAGAAGAAAGGGGAACTAATGGACAAAATTCAGCTTTCAACAGAATATTTCTACTTATACAATAAATCTTCATTACGTTATTAGAGTGAATAAAAAGATTAGGCTTGGCCTTATTTGTGGAATATAAAGGAAGGGATTAGGCTGAACAATTATAGTATGATTGCCCAGTAATTGCTTTCCAACAACAGAGACCTAAATAAAAATCTTCAACAAGTCTCCACATATACATCCTCTTATTACGCTATTTCAGGGCAGTATGTGTTTCAAGCTCTATGTGAAAGTTATACATGAGCTCTTGATACTTGGTGGCTGATAATTTTGGAGTTCTCTGGAGATTAGTATAGTTGACATAGTAAAGTCCAAATCTTATGCTATATCCATCTAGCCACTCAAAGTTGTCAAGAAGGGACCAAACAAAGTATCCCCTTACATCTGCACCTTTCCTGATGGCATTTGCCAATGAATTTAAGTTGCTATGCAAGTATTTCACTCTACGAACATCGTTCAAGGCATCCTCTATAGAAGAACTGTTCCCAGCAAAGCCTGCAACATTGCCAGTTATATTAGCAGTTGTATCCGCCGGTGGATCAAATTGCATCTTGCTCAAGTAATTAGTTGATGAAATGTATCTCAGTCTAAAGGACAAGAAAGTGTAATATTTTTCTTACCATTTTCAGTGATAAACATTGGAGTATTGTTGAATTTGTCCTTCAAATACATCACAACTTTTTCAATCCCTTGTGGGTACACAAATTGCCAGTCCACTTCCCcctgatttattaaaaaaaatccttaaaaaattaatttagcaGTGTAGAAAGTGCAAGTAATAATTTGCAGAAAAAGATTAAAGATAAGAATACTGATGTGATTTAAGGAAACATACTGGTTCACCAATGTAGATGCCGTCTCTTTGTGTAGTCCTAAAATAAGAACCCTCTGACCAAGAGTTTCCATGTTCACAGGCAGAATATAAGCAATCTTTGATATAGACAGCCGAATAATGATTGATTCCAATGAAATCTAGGCCATAACTCAACTTGCTCAAATCATTCATTGATAATTCCGGAAGATTAGATCCCAAAATTTGTACCATTTCTTTAGGATATCTTCCTAATATAATAGGGTCTAAAAACCTGCATGTGGGTAGTTagtaaaaaatattcttttactctctttccgATGCATAAATATTAGTATATAGAAGGCTTACCAACTGTCATAGAATGATCGAGCTCTATGAGTtgcagctatgtcttctgaggaaTTGCTTAACGGTTCAAACCATTCAAAACCCATAGTAATGCCAATCATGCCTCCTTGACTTTTCTGAAAAGCAGCAGAAATATACAATTTTCCTATTTTACTTCACCAAAAATAGTTACAGACTCGTGATGATATCTTGCTTTACCTAGTGTTCCCTTTCCTTTCTATAGACAAGTCAatctatgttgcgcggactctccaaaatgcgGCTGCACCCGTGTCGAATTTTTCAAAGatacactacttttggaggatccgacacgcacaCGGTATTATTTTCGAAGAGTCCGAACAACATAAAGACCAACAATAGCATTGCACTAGAAGAGTAATTACTGTTTGAAAAAGTTGCGTCCCAGATCATGCCATGTTGAGAATTGACATGATAATGGAGAAAAGGGAAAGAGCCGTCGAAAAAACCTGATATCTGGTGCGGTAAATGCTGACAGCATTTGCATGAGATAGGATCATATTGTGAGCTGCAATGAAGGGTTCCCTTTCTGAATCCCCAGCACTACAATTCCCAAATATACCAGAGCATCGAGTTGGAGGGTAAGTCCCATCTCTATAGCCAGCTATGGCCATAAAGTTAGCCTCATTCATCGTTACCCAGTATTTAACTCTATCTCCGAAGTATTTGAAGCATATGTTTGCGAAATAGCTGAAATCATCCCTGAGACAAAACCCATGCAACACGAATGTAACTTGTTCATCATTTTGGATTTTGATAGAATCTACAACTAGCTTTAAGTATAAGAGGGGCCCAACTACTTATGGTAAATTAAAGTCCCGTAAGATATGGACAATTCTTTGGACTAAATAAAATCTTAACGATGTGATTAAAGCGAGCATGAGGTCCACAAGTTATGAGTTCATTGAGACGTGTGAGCGTATTTATAGTACTCCGCTAGTTAGAAGTAGTTGTCAGTGATATAGTGTGGCAAAGAAGTTAAAAATCGAGTTAATTAATGACTCTAATAATGAGTTAATATATACCTTGACATGGCGACCTTGTAAATTACTGGAGTAATCAAATGGAATGGGATATGGATGGCTTGTAACCAATTGTGAACCTAAATGGAGtaagttagaaattgttataacaAGTATTGATATGGTTTGATACAAACTAACATGTTGGTTGATTTAATTGGACGTGCTTGACGTCATTTAAGTATTTGGAGTGTGAGGTAGATGTAAGTTGAGATGTATGTCCCTTTAaggcatttttttttttgaaaaatacatatTTCCTAAGATATACGTAGAAAATGTTTAGAAATGTTTATAACGTAGAATGCATGCTCTTGTAAATGTTTTAAGATATGTAGAATGCATGTTCATGTCATGGATAGATGTTCAGTTGTTTCACTTGATACATAGTTTAAAGCATTGGGCTCCTATAAAATTGTGTTGTGACACTTACCGTATTTGTGAACTTAGCCAACCACCATATCTGTCCTGAAGTTCTTGTGGTATGTCAAAATGTGTTAATGTGACAAACGGTTGGATCCCTGAAGCCATAGCAAATAACGAATTCGTCTGAGCTCAAAATTTTACTTCTTTTCTACATTTTGGATTATCTAAAGCATAAAACTGCTAGCAAGAGAAGCAGAATTGACCTTTCTGTAGGAGTGCATCAATGAGCTTACTGTAGAACTCAATTCCGGCAATATTAACTTCTCCAAATATCCCCTCTGAATAAAATTATaaccaaccaaaaaaaaaagaaaaagagattctCATTGTAAACGACAATTAGGAGATTATTTTTTTAAGATGAGGAAGGGGAGCATTGCCGTAGCCGGTAAAGTTGTCTATATGTGACCAGGAGGTTacgagttcgagccgtggaaatagcctcttgcagaaatgctaggtaaggctgcatacaatagactCTTATGGTCATGCCCTTCCCCGGACCCgcgcatagcaggagcttagtgcatcAGGCTGCCTTATTTGCTTAAGATGAAGGAAAGAGAGCAGTGATAGTTATAACTTACTAGGCAGAATTCTTGCCCATGAGATAGAGAAACGATAGCTATTCACCCCTATATCTGCCATGAGTTTGATGTCCTCCTGTTTACATTTTAATACCAAACAGATCAAAACTCTTCCATTTCATGATTTACGCGTTTATATTATTGCTAATACACGGCATTAGTCTAAGCAGCTTTGAAATTAACAACAAATGCACATGTTCTTATCTGCTTTCATATGATGCTGATCAGTTTTGGCCCATAAAATGAAACCAATGTGAGTTTTAAATCCTAATTACAAAGAAGAATCTAACTTTTTTCGCCCTTTTGTGTCAACATGCATATGCATGTATGCCTTCTGTCCAGCACAATTAGGCTGTTCACTTTTCTTATGCATGAACAAATTAAGTTTGATCTCCTAATAAAGCCACAAATTGTTCAATCATAAGTACCTCCTATCTAGTTTATTGTTGTGTGAGCAGTATTATATTTCATAATACCATGAAAACGTTTTGAGTGAGTTTCAGTAAGCAAAAATTATTTAGCAAAAACCATCTAATTAATCTCAACGTCCCTCACTTTAGATTCATATCAACTGGTCTgcaggcatatatatatatatatatatatatatatatatatatatatatataattctctCTTTTTCAAGCTTATCGTTCTTTTTTCATTCACTTTTTGCCGTCCCTACTAATGGCGGACCTAGGATTTTGTACAAGTGAGTTCAGGCAAAAACAAGGTAGCCAATTGTATAATCCGCTCCTATAAACAAAATTTGCtcattgcttttttttttttccacgTACTCTCAAGAGCCAAAATGAAGTCATTTTAAATTCatgctatttttttaaaaaacaaagttggggaatgtttctttaaaaaaattacaaattttCTTCTtagtacaatatatatatatatataaagttgaaaaaaagagttataaactaaaattttgatACAAGCGATTAGAGGAGAAGAGATGATCCACTAAactaaaaagataaaatatactAAATTACGTAAACAAATTATAATAATTTCGGCAAAGCATTCTTATGTTTTTAGCAAAACCTATGTAAGAGAGAACGAAAATTCATTTAGTAGAAAAATTTAAATTATTGAAGTAgagttaattaaataaattttattcgacctaaacaaaaaatataaatagaagtatgaaaAACAAGACAAATAGAAAACATAAGCAAATTAACTGAACAATGGACGTTTAACAGCAGGGTAAAATATATTAGTTTGTTGCTTTAACGGAggcttgaacctgtgaccgtGGTTCTTAATTGAACCCTCTTTACGGCTGATCCGCAGCCTTTGTTTGGGTGAAGCCGGTTCAACGAATCAGAGTACTTAAATCTTATGTTCTAGAGCTCTCTTATAAACCCTTCAATggtgatattttttttttaattttttgaacaCCAGTGTTATTCTTCCCATTTTAAGCTCCAATATTTGTTTTGCTACTTCATTTCTGTAAGAATCAAGCAAGAAATTTCAGGTTCTTGAgtcattttccaacttcgaaTTTTCAAGTTCATTTTTCACTCAAATCAGTGTTTGATTCACGATTTTAAGCTCAAAACAGCCACACTTCAACAAATCGAATTGGGTTTCAAAAATTTCAGCACCCAAAGAACATAGTGGGTTTCAAAAATTTCACCACAAATTCTTCAAATGAGAAGAAGAATTTGATTTTTAGCTCTAATAACAACTCCAAACAAGTTTTTTTTGAAGCAGAAAAAATTAATACATCACCATCATTGTAATCTTTGAAGTTTGGTATGAAAATTAAATTGTGAGATTTAGGATTTGTGGTGTTTTGAAGTGTGAGAACTGATTGACAATGACTCATTGAGCTTGAAACAGAACTATATCTATTGCTTGTTGAGTTTGGCTGGTTATATTTCAAGAATACCATTGTTGACATATTGAAGGACTTGAATGGAAAAGAAGAcgaaatttttattttggtgaaGGTGATGTCTGCAATGGAAAGGTAAAGGAAAAGAATCGGGAAAAATTGAAAAGGGTTGGGAGTAGGTGGGTGGGGCGGAAGGTAGGAAATAATTGTACGACGAAATGAAAATTTCCTGGTCAAatagtcaaatgaaaaaagaaataaatactaGGCTGAACAGATTTAAGTGGCTTATTTATCTTagaaaatattataaataaaaggTGGCATGAACTCTTATGTGGCATTTTAGTTAAGAGGTCAGGTGCCATTATAGATAACCGTTAGGGATGAGCGCAAATTTATTTACTTCTTTAACTCTTTAATTTATAAAGAAAGTATAACGGGAATAAATATTGACTATTTAAAATAGTACAAGGAAAAATCTGAACCTTTTCCCTTCTTTAATCTAGTACgtgaaaattataaattatcaATCATACAATCAGAAGATCAATTTTATATAGGACCTTATAGTATTTGAAACAACAATCTTATATATAGTTCGAATTGAGCATCAGTCTTGCAAGGAAAGAAGCCGTGTGACACACACAACCTTATAAGGAAAGaaccaaaaaaatatatagagaaagaaaaaagatattAATCAAACACATAAAttcatgcttttttttttttttggtaaataatttttggaaagaGAAAGATTAAAATATATGGAAAGACATTCTTAGTCTAAGAAGAGAACAAAAAGGTAAAACAAGCAACATATGAttcaagaaagaaaggaaatattcAATGAAGTAGGTAAGATATCTAGATAAACATCCAAGAAAATGTTGGCCTTCGGAAATGCCTAAGAAGCCAGTAATCCCTGACTAAGGGGCAGTGGGTTCTGTGTTAATTTgtagaaattaattaatttttgaagcttctttttttttttaaaaaaaagactgAGCATCAACTAGATCACCAAATAACGATGGTAGTGATCAACAGCAACATCTCCATTGCTTCCTTCCTTAATATGACCTGCAACAagacaaaaataataaattacatGAATTCCTTTTTCTCTATTTGTGGGGTGTGCGGGGAGCTGGTGACTGGTGGCAGGTGCTGCTTGATTTGGTAGCCTAAAAACACAGTAAATGTTGCAAACATTGAAAGAAATTGGCATTTTGAAAGCTCACCAGCTTCATGGGTAAAAACGTCCCAGTTGCTGAGGCCTTTCCCATCACTCAGATAAGCTCCTTCATACTGCGGACAAAAAAAGAAGAGCGGTTAAAACAAGAATATCGGGGAAAAAGGGAAAGAACTGTGAGAAGAACCTGGTAACATGAAGAGGCCGTTCCAAACAAGAAATTGCTTGACAATGTAACTTGGTTTGAGTTTTCTTGGAGAATAAGCTTATCTGTTTGATGACATGACACCATGAAACCAGAAAAGAAGATACAAATTGCTAAGCATGTATGCCAAAACACTGCAGGTTCCATGTTAGGAAGTCAAAAGTACACGGCTAATTTTTTCAGTAGAAATGACGAGAAGATAATTACTTTTATTGCTTGTACTTAACTTTTAATGTCAGAGAGAAAAGGTTAGAAGAAAAAGCCACATCTCACATGTTTAAGTAGAAATAATGTTGAGAAAATGGCCAGAAATATCTCAGCTATACTCAAGACTTAAACTACATCCTTGTACTATCACAATGACCAAAAGACATACCTAAACTGTCCCAAAAATGAGAAATTACATCCTTCCGTTAGTTTTCTGTTAAGAAATAACGAGTTCAACCAGAACCACAAGACTATGTTGGTATCATTTATAATACAAAGTCaaaaatttctttttgaaaattcaTTTACAACCAATAGTCATagatctttttatttttcaagtgTTCTATCTATTTCCAAGTGACTTCTTGCATGAAGCCTTAAAAGTGGTGAATGGCTTTGACAAATGGCTATGCAAATGTATCATGTGTCTTCATGCATGGAAGACTAGGTACATTTGTTAATATCGAAGCCAAGTGGATTAATATATTTGGACAAGTGATAAAAGGCTCTCCACACTTATCATATGTGCAACCTCCCGAATTGCCTATAAATAGGATGATCATTAGCCATCATATTCACTCAATTCTTAACTAATAATTCATCTTCCTaatcattattttctttctaCAATATTTTAATTTCTGTAACAGCTACAGAAAATaccttcatcttctcttctttcTGGGCAACTGTTTTGTGCAAGTTCTAAACTTCCAGCCACGAGTGCACGTCTTTGGAGGTAATGTGAAACCTTAGGGAGCGGCCGGTCTTAACGATTTGCACCCAATCGGGCCGAAATCGGTTTCAAGGCAGTGGCTTGCCACGACACAGTATTTTTTATAAGttgttcttcctttcttgtgCTTAGTCAATATTATCTACTCATTTTTCTTACAATTTGAAAGCA of the Nicotiana tabacum cultivar K326 chromosome 7, ASM71507v2, whole genome shotgun sequence genome contains:
- the LOC107766388 gene encoding beta-glucosidase 18-like isoform X1, whose translation is MEPAVFWHTCLAICIFFSGFMVSCHQTDKLILQENSNQVTLSSNFLFGTASSCYQYEGAYLSDGKGLSNWDVFTHEAGHIKEGSNGDVAVDHYHRYLEDIKLMADIGVNSYRFSISWARILPKGIFGEVNIAGIEFYSKLIDALLQKGIQPFVTLTHFDIPQELQDRYGGWLSSQIRDDFSYFANICFKYFGDRVKYWVTMNEANFMAIAGYRDGTYPPTRCSGIFGNCSAGDSEREPFIAAHNMILSHANAVSIYRTRYQKSQGGMIGITMGFEWFEPLSNSSEDIAATHRARSFYDSWFLDPIILGRYPKEMVQILGSNLPELSMNDLSKLSYGLDFIGINHYSAVYIKDCLYSACEHGNSWSEGSYFRTTQRDGIYIGEPGEVDWQFVYPQGIEKVVMYLKDKFNNTPMFITENGFAGNSSSIEDALNDVRRVKYLHSNLNSLANAIRKGADVRGYFVWSLLDNFEWLDGYSIRFGLYYVNYTNLQRTPKLSATKYQELMYNFHIELETHTALK
- the LOC107766388 gene encoding beta-glucosidase 18-like isoform X2 — protein: MADIGVNSYRFSISWARILPKGIFGEVNIAGIEFYSKLIDALLQKGIQPFVTLTHFDIPQELQDRYGGWLSSQIRDDFSYFANICFKYFGDRVKYWVTMNEANFMAIAGYRDGTYPPTRCSGIFGNCSAGDSEREPFIAAHNMILSHANAVSIYRTRYQKSQGGMIGITMGFEWFEPLSNSSEDIAATHRARSFYDSWFLDPIILGRYPKEMVQILGSNLPELSMNDLSKLSYGLDFIGINHYSAVYIKDCLYSACEHGNSWSEGSYFRTTQRDGIYIGEPGEVDWQFVYPQGIEKVVMYLKDKFNNTPMFITENGFAGNSSSIEDALNDVRRVKYLHSNLNSLANAIRKGADVRGYFVWSLLDNFEWLDGYSIRFGLYYVNYTNLQRTPKLSATKYQELMYNFHIELETHTALK